TATCCCGCAGAACAACCAATTCCAGAGGACAGATTCAAGTCCGAGAGGATCCATCGTGAAAAATGGTAATAAACATTAACAAACAGATCCGTCATCTTAGAATTTCCATCAACAATTTATTGAGATGTAACTCGTGATACCACAATATATTGTGGTATAATTTCAGCAGAACCTGCCGAAAGGGGGACCTCCGTTGTACATAAACAGAATTGGAACGTTCAGAGATCACCCAGATCTCTATGGGGTGTCGGTTTATTTTCAGGGGTGCGATGCAGAACCAAAGTGTTTTATGTGTCACAATCCTGAAACATGGCACATATCAGAAAAATACAAAAGAGATCCGGAGAAAGTACTGGAAATTATTGATGAAAAACTCTCAAGACTTTTAACACATTTCAAGAAAGTCAGTCTGACTCTTCTTGGAGGGGAGCCTCTTGCTCCACACAATCGGGGAGAGCTCTGAAAATATCGAAATACTTCAAGAAAAAGTACGGTGAGCAGATTACTGTCGTTCTTTTCAGCTGGAGAACGCCAAAAGATATAGTGAAAGAGAATCTTTTGAAATACGTTCAATACGTTGACGAATTCGTTCTCGGCAGATACCTGCACAAGTATCATCAGAACAGCTTTCCTGCTTCTAAAAATCAGCTATATCTCAACAGAGCTGACTTCGAGAAAGCGGTAAGTGTCGTAAAGGGGAGGGAGTTAAATGGTAGTTCGGTACTCATTCGAAAATGACTTTGAAATTTTACTCAATGAGTTGTTTTCAAAATACGGTTATGAAATGTTCCAAATGGATGGGCTGGGGGAACAGCTTGATGTGGTAAAGTTCACAGAAAATTTTGTGAAGAGGGGAAT
The Thermotoga sp. genome window above contains:
- a CDS encoding 4Fe-4S cluster-binding domain-containing protein, which produces MYINRIGTFRDHPDLYGVSVYFQGCDAEPKCFMCHNPETWHISEKYKRDPEKVLEIIDEKLSRLLTHFKKVSLTLLGGEPLAPHNRGEL